In Diaphorobacter ruginosibacter, the genomic stretch CATGGAGTTGTCGCCGTTCATTGGTTGTAGCCGGGGTGCCAGCGCAACCACCAGCGTTCGAGGCCACGCGCCAGCAGGTCGGCGAGCTTGCCGAGCAGCGCGTAGAGCAGGATGCCGACCAGCACCACGTCGGTCTGCAGGAACTCGCGTGCGTTCATGGTCAGGTAGCCGATACCGGCCTGGGCGGATATGGTCTCGGCCACGATCAGGATCACCCACATCAGTCCCAGCGAGAAGCGCAGTCCCACGAGGATTGAGGAGACCGCACCGGGCAGGATCACCTCCTTGTAAAGCTGCCAGCGCGACAGGCCATAGGTCCGTCCCATCTCGATCAGTTGCGGGTCCACGTTGCGGATGCCGTGGAACGTGTTGAGGTAGATCGGGAAGAACACCGACACCGCGATCAGGAACAGCTTGGCCGTCTCATCGATGCCGAACCACAGGATCACGAGCGGGATCAGTGCCAGCGCCGGAATGTTGCGCACCATCTGGATCGTCGAGTCGAGCAAGGTCTCGAAGAACCTGATCGAGCCCGTCAGCAACCCCAGCAGGAGGCCCAGTCCGCCGCCGATGGCCAGTCCCAGCAGCGCGCGACCGGCGCTGACCTTCACATGGGTCCAGAGCTCGCCCGAGACGGTCAGCGTCCAGGCCGCGCGGAGGACGTCGATGGGTGCCGGCAGCACGCGCGTGGACAGCCAGCCCAGGCTGGAGGCCACCTGCCAGGTGACGACCAGCACCAGGGGGACGAGCCAGGGCAGCAGTTGGTGGGCCAATGTGCCGACCCAGGCCGGAGAACCGGGACGCTCGGTGACTGCGGCCAGCGGCGTGGCCTGAGAATCGTGGATTTCGGAGCCCAAGGTGCTCATGGTCTTGCCTCCTCAGCTCTGGGATGCGAGCCGCGCCGGCGCATCCAGGTTGGCCACGACTTCGCCGAAAGGTCCTGTCACATGGCTGCCGCTCAGGCGCTCGCGCAGCTGCAGCGGCAGCAGCGGGAATACCAGCTCGGCGAAGCGGTAAGCCTCCTCCAGGTGCGGATAGCCCGACAG encodes the following:
- the ssuC gene encoding aliphatic sulfonate ABC transporter permease SsuC, which gives rise to MSTLGSEIHDSQATPLAAVTERPGSPAWVGTLAHQLLPWLVPLVLVVTWQVASSLGWLSTRVLPAPIDVLRAAWTLTVSGELWTHVKVSAGRALLGLAIGGGLGLLLGLLTGSIRFFETLLDSTIQMVRNIPALALIPLVILWFGIDETAKLFLIAVSVFFPIYLNTFHGIRNVDPQLIEMGRTYGLSRWQLYKEVILPGAVSSILVGLRFSLGLMWVILIVAETISAQAGIGYLTMNAREFLQTDVVLVGILLYALLGKLADLLARGLERWWLRWHPGYNQ